From Tepidimicrobium xylanilyticum:
CCCTTCATCCATACACAATAGGATTATTTAATTCGATACCTAGTTTAGATGAAGATAAGGATAAACTAGATGTAATACCTGGTTCTCCACCTGACCCTTCAAATTTACCAACTGGATGTAAATTCCATCCTAGATGTATAAATTGTATGGAAATATGCAAAAAAAGAGTTCCTGAACCAATAGAAGTGGAAGAAGGCCATTTCGTTTCCTGCCTTTTATATGATAAGGGAATAAAGGAGGGCAAATAAATGGAAAACGTATTAATAGATGTTAAGAATCTAAAAAAGTATTTTAATACTAAAGGAGGCACACTGCATGCTGTAGACGATATAAGCTTTCAGGTAAAGAAGGGAGAAACGTTAGGCTTAGTGGGAGAATCGGGTTGTGGGAAATCTACAACTGGAAGAGCCATCCTTAGACTCCACGAGCCAACATCTGGGCAAGTGATTTATAAAGGCGAAGATATTGTAAAATACAATAATAAGCAGATGAAGGAAATGCGAAAAAAAATGCAAATAGTTTTCCAAGACCCTTATTCCTCCTTAAATCCAAGGCTTAGCGTTTTTGAATTAATAGCTGACCCTCTATATGTAAATAAGGGTGTAGTTCCTAAAAATCAAATTGAAGAAAGAGTAAAACATACTATGGAACTTGTAGGCTTGGAAAAAAGACTAATAAATTCCTATCCTCACGAGTTAGACGGTGGAAGAAGACAAAGGGTTGGAATTGCTAGGGCATTAGTTTTAAACCCAGAGTTTATAGTATTAGATGAACCAGTTTCAGCCCTTGATGTAAGTATCCAGTCTCAGATATTGAATTTATTAGATGAGTTGCAGGAAAAATTAGGTCTAACTTATATATTTGTAGCCCATAACTTAAGTGTAGTTAAACACATAAGTGATAGGATTGCAGTAATGTATCTTGGAAATATTGTTGAACTAACTGAATACAATAAAATATTCGAAGACCCACTACACCCTTATACTCAAGCATTATTGTCTGCTATTCCTATTCCAAAGGTTGGAATTAAGAGAGAGCGTATCATGTTAGAGGGAGATGTCCCTAGCCCTATTAACCCAGGTCCTGGTTGTGTTTTCTATGGAAGATGCAGAAATAGAAAGGATATTTGTAAAGAGGTAAAACCTCAATTTGAAGAGAAAAAACCAGGTCATTTTGTAGCATGTCATATAGTAGAATGAGAACGGAGGAGATCGATATGAATATTGATATGAAATATGCCTTAGATTTAATGCTTGAAATATTAAAGATTAATAGTCCAGGTGGAGATACTTCTGAGGCTATGGATAGGTTAGAAAAAGAATTTGAATCTTTAGGTATTACAGTAAGTAAAACCAATAAAGGGGCCATCTACGGAACCATTAAAGGACAAGAAGAAGGGAATGAAAGGCTGATATCTGCACATATCGATACATTGGGTGCTATAGTAAAAGAAATAAAATCTAATGGAAGGTTAAAACTTTCCAATATTGGTGGGTTTTCTTGGAACTCCGTTGAAGGAGAAAATGTATATATAAAAACTAGAAAAGGAAAAGTTTATACTGGCACCATATTACCTGAGAAAGCTTCAATTCATATATATTCTGATGTAGTATCTCAAGTAGAAAGAACTGAGGAGACTATAGAGGTTAGAATTGATGAAGATGTTCGTTCAGTTGATGATGTAAAAAAATTAGGAATAGCAGTAGGAGACT
This genomic window contains:
- a CDS encoding ABC transporter ATP-binding protein, giving the protein MENVLIDVKNLKKYFNTKGGTLHAVDDISFQVKKGETLGLVGESGCGKSTTGRAILRLHEPTSGQVIYKGEDIVKYNNKQMKEMRKKMQIVFQDPYSSLNPRLSVFELIADPLYVNKGVVPKNQIEERVKHTMELVGLEKRLINSYPHELDGGRRQRVGIARALVLNPEFIVLDEPVSALDVSIQSQILNLLDELQEKLGLTYIFVAHNLSVVKHISDRIAVMYLGNIVELTEYNKIFEDPLHPYTQALLSAIPIPKVGIKRERIMLEGDVPSPINPGPGCVFYGRCRNRKDICKEVKPQFEEKKPGHFVACHIVE